The proteins below are encoded in one region of Citrobacter enshiensis:
- a CDS encoding NarK family nitrate/nitrite MFS transporter yields MSHSSAPEGASGAVITEWRPEDPAFWEQRGQGIASRNLWISVPCLLLAFCVWMLFSAVAVNLPKVGFNFTTDQLFMLTALPSVSGALLRVPYSFMVPLFGGRRWTAFSTGILIIPCVWLGFAVQDTSTPFSTFIVISLLCGFAGANFASSMANISFFFPKQKQGGALGLNGGLGNMGVSVMQLVAPLVVSLSIFAVFGSHGVEQPDGSQLYLANAAWIWVPFLAIFTLAAWFGMNELATSKASLKAQLPVLKRGHLWIMSLLYLATFGSFIGFSAGFAMLSKTQFPDVQILHYAFFGPFIGALARSAGGAISDRLGGTRVTLVNFVLMALFSALLFLTLPTNGTGGSFIAFFVVFLALFMTAGLGSGSTFQMISVIFRKLTMDRVKAEGGTEEKAMREAATDTAAALGFISAIGAIGGFFIPKAFGTSLALTGTPVGAMKVFLIFYIACVVITWVVYGRHSKK; encoded by the coding sequence ATGAGTCACTCATCCGCCCCGGAAGGGGCATCAGGCGCAGTCATTACCGAATGGCGACCGGAAGATCCAGCATTCTGGGAACAGCGTGGTCAGGGGATTGCCAGTCGAAACCTGTGGATTTCCGTTCCCTGCTTGCTGCTGGCGTTTTGTGTATGGATGTTGTTCAGTGCTGTTGCGGTAAATTTGCCGAAGGTGGGCTTTAACTTCACCACCGATCAGCTCTTTATGTTAACGGCATTACCCTCCGTTTCGGGTGCGTTATTACGCGTGCCATACTCCTTTATGGTGCCGTTATTTGGCGGTCGCCGTTGGACGGCGTTCAGCACCGGGATCCTGATCATCCCCTGCGTGTGGTTAGGTTTTGCGGTACAGGATACCTCTACGCCGTTCAGTACGTTCATTGTGATTTCGCTGCTGTGTGGTTTTGCCGGGGCAAACTTTGCGTCCAGCATGGCCAACATCAGCTTCTTTTTTCCGAAGCAAAAGCAGGGTGGCGCGCTGGGTTTGAACGGCGGGCTGGGTAATATGGGCGTCAGTGTGATGCAGCTGGTTGCACCGCTGGTGGTTTCCCTCTCTATCTTTGCCGTGTTTGGCAGCCACGGCGTGGAACAGCCGGACGGCTCTCAGCTGTATCTGGCGAATGCGGCGTGGATTTGGGTGCCGTTCCTCGCCATTTTCACCCTTGCTGCCTGGTTCGGCATGAATGAACTGGCGACCTCAAAAGCCTCTCTCAAGGCGCAGTTACCGGTACTCAAACGGGGTCATCTGTGGATTATGAGCCTGCTGTATCTGGCGACTTTTGGCTCCTTTATCGGTTTTTCGGCCGGGTTTGCCATGCTGTCGAAAACGCAGTTCCCGGACGTACAGATCCTGCATTATGCCTTCTTCGGTCCGTTTATTGGCGCGCTGGCGCGTTCCGCTGGGGGCGCTATCTCCGATCGTTTAGGCGGGACGCGCGTTACGCTGGTTAACTTTGTATTGATGGCCCTCTTTAGCGCGCTGCTGTTCCTGACCCTGCCGACGAACGGCACCGGGGGCAGTTTTATCGCCTTCTTCGTTGTGTTCCTGGCGTTGTTCATGACGGCCGGGCTCGGGAGTGGGTCAACTTTCCAGATGATCTCCGTTATTTTCCGTAAGCTGACGATGGATCGTGTCAAAGCCGAAGGGGGAACGGAAGAGAAAGCGATGCGTGAAGCGGCGACCGATACTGCGGCAGCGCTGGGCTTTATCTCGGCGATTGGCGCCATTGGCGGCTTCTTTATCCCGAAAGCATTTGGCACTTCGCTGGCGCTAACCGGCACGCCCGTCGGTGCGATGAAAGTGTTCCTCATCTTCTATATCGCCTGCGTGGTCATCACCTGGGTGGTATACGGACGTCATTCTAAAAAATAA